TGTGGTGCTGGAGTTCTCGGTGCAGAACGGGCGGGTCGGTCGCATTTTGCTGGATGACCAGGCTTCTACTTTAAAAGAAGCGGCTGTGGTGGATGTGATCAAGCGATCGCTCTTGGCTTGGCAACCAGCGCCAGGTGTGACGGGAACGGTGAAGGTAGTGTTACGGCTGCGGTAGTTTCACTTTTTGCAGAACCAAGAAATTGGGGGCACTCGCCCCCAACCCCCGCTGAAGGACGGCTGCGTCCTCCAGACCTCCTCCAGAAGGAAAGGCGAAACCAGACGCTAGTTCCCTCCAGATTTGGGGAGCTACGGGAGCTAAGCGAAAGAGCTGAATGTATGTCGTTGCTCTGCGGAGCAGGTCTATGACTGGGTGTGTCTACTAAATATGCCCCCACGGTTTAAGGAATTTCTGGTGATGAAAAGCCCCATGTTTTTAGGTTTAACTTTGGTGATCTTGGCTTTGCCTATGACGATTGCTAGTGCGATCGCGAATAAGCCCAAGCAACCCACTCCTGCGGAAACTCAAGAGAAGCAAGCAATTGTTTGGGAGCGTTCTGGTGGGATTGCGGGGATTTGCCAACGGCTCACGTTGCGCTCTAGTGCTGCCTATGTGCTGGAGGACTGTCGTAAGCAAACAGCAACAGTGGTGAGTCGTGGTGAGTTGCCAGAAAGCGATCGCGTGCGGTTCAAAAAGTTGTTGCAGCAGCAATATGGTCAGTTTCAGTGGCAAAGTTCCAATCAAGGGCCAGATATGTTTCGCGATCGCTACGCCTTTAATGGCCGAGGTTTGCAAAAGCCCACGTTGGCAGAGCAAGCAGCTTTGAATCAGGATTTGACACAATTAGCGGGCAAGTTGGTTCAGCGATCGCAAAGCTTACCCTTGGTTCTGCCACGGACAAACCAGAACTGAACTAACTTGAGCTAAATTCAGTTCCGATGAAGTAGCATCCGCTAAGTTGCCTAATCTCATCCGTAGGGAATCTTAGGACTAAGGACTTTTGGGTGAGACTAGGGTGCATATGGCAAATCCGGAACACCTTGCTTTGCTGGAGCGAGGAGTAGCTGATTGGAATCAGTGGTGGACGACCCACGCTACAAGTAGTCCGCATTTAGAGGGTGTCTCTATAGGCATCATTAACCTCAGAGATGCCAACCTGAGTCAGATAAATTTGAGTGGCATCAATTTAGAAGCGGCTGATCTTTGCCTAACTAACTTTGAGGCAACTAACCTGCATCGCGCTCAGTTGATGCGAGCCAGCCTCTACACCGCTAACTTGTATAAAGCCAAGCTGAGAGAAGCCAACTTGAGCAAGGCTGACCTACGGGAAGTGAACTTGCGCCATGCCGATCTCTGTATGGCAAATCTGACAGAAGCTAATCTCAGTCAATCGGATTTGGAAGGGGCAACCCTTTACACTGCGACTCTGTGTAAGGCCAACTTGAGAGAAGCGAATCTCTACAGGGCTGACTTGCGGGAAGCAGACTTGAGTGTGGCAAAGCTGCGGGAGGCCAACTTGAGTATGGCCAACCTGAGTATGGCTAACCTGTGCATGGCTGACTTTATTGGTGCTACCCTGCACGAAGCCAATCTGAGTATGGCTAATCTGAGTATGGCTAATCTGTGCATGGCTAACTTGATGGGCACAACCCTTTATAAGGCGATGCTGATTGGGGCAAATTGTATTGGCACTAACCTGTACAAAGCCAACCTCAATCAGGCCAATCTGAGCAAAGCTGATTTGCGGGAGGCCACCTTAAGCCAAGCTAATTTGAGTCGGGCTGATCTGAGCAATGCCAACTTGTGTATGACCAATTTGCGCGGAGCTAACCTCAAAGGCGCTTGTCTAGCGGGTGCGAATCTCAACTGTGTCACCTTGGAGGGAGCCAATCTATCAGGAGCCAATCTCAATAAAGCCACTTTAGAAGGGGCTTGTCTGCGAGGGGCCATTATGCCTGACGGATTTAGCCTTAGCTCAATTTAATCTAGCGATCGCCCCCTTCTAATTCTTCTGGTTGTCCTAAACCTGCCCTGAACTTATCCTGAACCTGTCTAGCGTGGGCTTGTAGCGGTAGTTTGGGAGGGAGAAGCTGGGGCTGCGTCTGCTTCAGAACTTTTGAGTGGAGGCCGCAGCGCCAGGTAGATCACAGGGCCTAGCAGGGGTAATGAAGCGGCCCAAAAGATCCGAGAATCTTCTAGCCCCCGACGAGCCATGTCATCTCCTAGGACTGTCGGGAACAGCAGGCACAGCAAGCAAAAATCTAGGCTCATGACATGAATAAAGCGGCTGGTTTGCCATTGCGCTACAAAATCACTCCAGTCGCCAGCGATCGCGCCATAGCTAACTAATGCGATCGTCCCTAAAGCTAGAACTACCCCTGTCCAACGGGAGTCCAGCAATTTGATTACAGCAGTTTTAGGGCCAGCAAAGTCCGAATTGGGGTGGCGCAGAGCTAAGTAAGGCAGCAGCGCAAAGGCTCCAACCCCGAATGACCCCGCGACAAAGGGCCAAGCAGGAATTTTTTGCGTTCTGCCGTCGATCAGTAGCAAGCAACCGTAGATCATCGGCCAGATGCCCATGATATTGAACAAAGCAATAATCAAGGGGTTAATGCCATCCCAGTCGCCTGTAGACAGCTTTTGAATTAATGTCAGCGTGTCTGGTTGGTTGGGAGGCGCTAGCAAAAATGCATAGGCGATCGCTCCACCCCAAAGTAGCCAAAGTCCTAGTTTTCTACCCATACCTGATCTCGAAGATTACACATTATTAAGTAAATCAATATTAAGTAAATCAATTTTAAGCAGGGAACCTGAGAAGCCGCCTCTATTCATAGTATGGAAATGCAACCTAGAGAATTGTGTTTTTAAAGCTGTCAAAGCCGTTAAAACAACGTAACAGCTGACAGATCAACAAGTGGAAAGTCTTTGGGCAAATTAAGAACACCCATCGATTTCAGTATTCAATTTTATTTAAATCAGCCCTCACCAATCGACGTTGCCCATCACCCCGTTAGCCGCCATTAGAGGCATCAAGACTATGGAAGTTAGTTATTTGCTCAAATGCTATGAAATGGGAAGTCGAGATTTCGCTGGTGTGGACCTCAGGGGGGCGGACCTGAGTGGAGCAACCCTAATTGACATCAATTTGGAAGGCGCTAACCTGACTGGAGCTAACCTCAGTCGAGCCTTCTTAACCAAAGCTAACCTCAACGGTACCTTTCTCAATTGGGCTAATCTGAGCTTTGCCAAACTGAGTGAAGGTTGTTTAGTCGATGCTGACTTAACCAAAGCCAACCTGAATGGTGCCTTTCTAGTGAAAGCGGATTTAGCCAAAGCGAAGCTCAGTGCGGCTAAATTAAGTAGCGCCAACTTGCGGAACGTAAACTTGCAGCGAGCCAATCTCTGTGGCGCTACGCTACAAGGGGCAAATCTCCGCAACGCCATTCTCAAAGGAGTCAACCTCAACTGGGCTAACTTGCGCGGCGCGCGGCTGAGTGGGGCTGTGCTACAGGGGGCTTTCCTAAATGGGGTAAACTTGGCAGGGGCTTTCCTGAATGGGGTGGAGCTGAGAGGAGTAGACCTCAGCGGCGTCAATCTCAGTGAGGCGAAGTTAAGTGGCGCTGATTTGCAGGAGGCAAATCTGTCCACCGCAAATTTTACTGAAGCCAAGCTTCGGGGCGTCAATCTCACCGGAGCCGACTTGACAGGGGCGAACCTAAATCGAGCTTATCTCGGTCGCGCCGAACTGGATTGGAGCGATCTCAGTCGAGCGGATTTGAGCCAAGCGGATTTGAGTGATGCCAGTGTTTTAGGCGTCAAGATTGAAGGCACAGAATTTAGTGGAGTCACCTTACCCGAGATGACCCGCCGCTACCTGTGTTTGGTCGCCAACGGCCATACGGCTTGGAGCCAAAAAAAAACTCAAGAAACCCTGAACTGTGATCAGGGCTAGAAGCGAGTTTCGTATTCCAGTACCGCTCGGCTGTCTCCCGAAAGATCTGTAGAGCCGCGCAACAGAAATTCCTCGCTGAGGCGATAGCGCAAACCAAACTGGGTCGGCTGATCGGCTGTTAGCACCCGAAGCACTGAAGCAGAAACGTTTTCAGTGATGTCCACACTTGCCTCCGCTGCTAAACCCAAGGTTGAGGAGCGGGATTCTTCGGAAGTGACGATGGTTGGAAACAGTCGAAACTCACTCAATCCTAAGGCGTTACCAATGACCCCTTGAATGTTGGTCAGTAGGGCTGAGCCTGCCAAGTTGGCTAGACCCAGAGTGCTATCGCCGCGTCCCAGGGTATTGACGAAGCCGCCCCCTAAGAGGCCGATAATTTCGTTGCGGCTCCGGGAAGGACTGCTAGTGAGTTCTAAGTTGTCAAACAGTTCGCTTGCATGCCCGGTGGCTGTCGCCTCGATGCGAACCGTTTGTAGTGCCCCTAAACTGGTCGCTGGCACATCTTCTATTTCAGAAGGAGACAAGGTGGAAACTGTGCGGCTGCGGGTTACTTCGGGTACAGAGGTAATCAACTGAATATCTAAAGTAGGGTCTAACCCTTGGTCGGGGGTAAATACTGCGGTTTGGGGATAACCTCTGGCTAAAGTAAAGCGAGTGGTAAAGAGATTGACTTGACCTGTACGCAGGCGAATCGTGCCATCGGGCCGCAAGTTGTCTAAGGTACCGTTGAGGGTAATGTCGCCAGAAGCAATAAAGTTCAAAATGGGCTGACGGACAATTTGTAGATTGCTGCCTAAGGTGAGCCGGAGATCATTGAAACGGAAAGCTGTACTGGATTCGCTTTCATCGAGGCTGGTTGGGGTGGCTGTAGCTGTGGTGGCCTCACTAGTATCGGGTAGCTGAACTTGACCATTAGCCAGTCTGATTTCACCGCCGATTCTCGGTTCTAGGGCGTTGCCAGTCACAATTACCTGTCCTTCTACACCCCCTCGGTATAAGCCTTTGAGGTTGAGAGAAATTTTATCAAGGTTGACGGTTAGGGGAGTAGCGACATCGGGGTTGCCTGGACGGAAGTCTTCAAAGATGGGAAGAATGCCCTGAGCGACGACTTGCCCTTGGCTAAATTGTCCTTGAATCCCTTCGACGAGGATGCGATCGCGATCGAAGCGAATCGTGCCATTGACATTCGTTAGAGGTTCGGGCAGGGCTTGAGCTGTAAAGGTGGCATCTTGGAAAGTGGCAATTCCAGTCGCGATCGGCTGCTCTAAAGTTCCTCGGACTTGTAAGGTTACTTGTCCTTGTCCATCTACCCAGGCGGCTTGAGGCGTGAGTGCGTTTAAGAGTGCTAAACCCTCATTTCTCACATCTACATCTAAGCTAATTTCGTTGCTGGTGGGTGGAGTGCTGAAGGGGAGCGCTGCCGGAATACTACCAGCAACGGTAAGAGGCTCTGGGCCGTTGACCAGCACAGTACTGCCAAAATTGAGGCGGGCATTATTGTAATTAAAACTGCCCCTGGCGGTCTCAATGGAAGTACCGTTTAGGGTGCCCTCCGCTAAACTTAGTTCTCCCACTGCTTGCGGATTCATCAAGCTGCCTGCCAACGTGGCAGTTGCATTGAGTTCTCCGGTGATGTCTAAAGGCAAAGTAACAAATTGATCCAGCGTTTCTAGAGACAAGTTCTCAATCTGTAATTGACCTGACTGAGTTTGGCCGCCCACTTGCCCGGAGAAAGCAACTAGGGTGTCTCCAGATTGGAATCGCAGCGGTAACAGGGTCAGCACGCCGTTCTCAAAGCTGCCGTTTAGTACCACTAAGTCGGCGGTGTACTCGTCCCACTGCCAGTCCTGCCCTTGAACATCAAAATTAAGTGATATTCCAGCTTCGGGAGAACCCGCGAAGCTAATATTGCCTGTGAAATTACCTTCAAGATCAGCTAAGTCAGGCAGAGGAGAGGCCGCGTCACGCAGAGCTACTTGCTGGCTGAGTAACGTCTCGATTTCAGAGAACCGCCGGAGTTGGGTTTGCAAAGGCGTTTCTGGTAAACCAACTGCTACGGTCTGGACATCGGCTGCCCTACCATAGGTCGGTGCGCCTAAGCCACGGGTAATGTCTTGCAGCTCAAACCATTGCAGGGTCGCCAATATATCTTGTAGAGACCCTTGGGCGATGTCTATCTGACCCTTAAACTGTGGGCCTGCCGCCGTTTGCAGCACGTTGCCTGCGAGAAGATACTGGCTTTGACCGATCCGGAGTTCGCCACCTGTCAGGGCAGCAATGCCGTTGGCGTAGCGGAAGCGGCCCCGGAACTCATCGCCTACAATCGTGCCGAGCGCAGGTTTGGCGATCGCAACCTCACCTACGACCGTCGATTGCTTCAAGTTGACATCAAAGTTGCCGCTGAGCAGTCCCGCAACATTTCCTAAGCCGAACTGGGCACCTGGAGCCAAATTCAATGCCGCCAGTGGGAAGCTCTGGACATTCACGAGCAACTGATCGCCTTGGGCTTTGCCTTGAGCGATCGCCTCATCGCGCTGGATAAAGAAAGCTCTGGGTTGATTGTTGGGATCGAGGGCTAGTTCGACGCGATCGCGATCGCCTGCCACGGCTAGATTCACCCCTTGTCCCGTCACTCTCACGTTGCCCGTCAGAACAGGTTCAAAGGGCACACCATTGAGAGCAAACTGATTTAAGCGCAAGTTGCCTGCAACATTCGGAGCCGTAGGTGTGCCTGTTAAGCGTCCTGT
This region of Trichocoleus desertorum NBK24 genomic DNA includes:
- a CDS encoding pentapeptide repeat-containing protein, translating into MANPEHLALLERGVADWNQWWTTHATSSPHLEGVSIGIINLRDANLSQINLSGINLEAADLCLTNFEATNLHRAQLMRASLYTANLYKAKLREANLSKADLREVNLRHADLCMANLTEANLSQSDLEGATLYTATLCKANLREANLYRADLREADLSVAKLREANLSMANLSMANLCMADFIGATLHEANLSMANLSMANLCMANLMGTTLYKAMLIGANCIGTNLYKANLNQANLSKADLREATLSQANLSRADLSNANLCMTNLRGANLKGACLAGANLNCVTLEGANLSGANLNKATLEGACLRGAIMPDGFSLSSI
- a CDS encoding DUF2834 domain-containing protein; protein product: MGRKLGLWLLWGGAIAYAFLLAPPNQPDTLTLIQKLSTGDWDGINPLIIALFNIMGIWPMIYGCLLLIDGRTQKIPAWPFVAGSFGVGAFALLPYLALRHPNSDFAGPKTAVIKLLDSRWTGVVLALGTIALVSYGAIAGDWSDFVAQWQTSRFIHVMSLDFCLLCLLFPTVLGDDMARRGLEDSRIFWAASLPLLGPVIYLALRPPLKSSEADAAPASPSQTTATSPR
- a CDS encoding pentapeptide repeat-containing protein, coding for MEVSYLLKCYEMGSRDFAGVDLRGADLSGATLIDINLEGANLTGANLSRAFLTKANLNGTFLNWANLSFAKLSEGCLVDADLTKANLNGAFLVKADLAKAKLSAAKLSSANLRNVNLQRANLCGATLQGANLRNAILKGVNLNWANLRGARLSGAVLQGAFLNGVNLAGAFLNGVELRGVDLSGVNLSEAKLSGADLQEANLSTANFTEAKLRGVNLTGADLTGANLNRAYLGRAELDWSDLSRADLSQADLSDASVLGVKIEGTEFSGVTLPEMTRRYLCLVANGHTAWSQKKTQETLNCDQG
- a CDS encoding translocation/assembly module TamB; this encodes MTQTPPSGNEPTPPNRRLWLLLLSRSSATVGVLLLAGIAGGAWWAWNFVHNDLAPLIEKNLSQTLSRPVELGEVDRFDLNSIRFGASAVPATPTDPDRLGVAAVEVEFNLLQLLLTRTLKPSITLVKPTIYVEQAKSGEWISTRVKAQEEAGLIKTDLDVIRFRDAGIVLIPYPVAQRDKVAIAFQQVNGAANFFDQNQRVAFEASGQPLRGGKLRLKGESQLRAQQTKLQIRAQDLLASDISRILDLPLDFQAGRVDGTIAVLANPDEPVKLEGRAELKTVTAQVRQVPQPFRQAKGFVRFQGQQIALENVSTFYGKLPIQVVGTLNTQSNYDLRGRLNPVSVANLLDTLKVEELPFATAGEVRGAFRLSGPIEKPVLAGTVVTTKTARIDKVDFSRISSNFALVTAESKVIFDQIRATPEVGGTVTGSGGIKFGAEGGLVLDFAGQNLPGDAIAQTYGTELPTSIGLVSGKAQIYGPLGGNLQTAVQAQAPNAAGGIVSANAQFAEGRWQALVKAQDIQLSRFEQVPPQFRGQLSGEIALSGTTENTQANAIQAAGKAFLNVVGGTVALSNISLNQGRWQALADVSQIQLPRLSPDLRGQLSGALQLAGTTEAFDLSAVQAAGRVRLSEGLAIVQQPLIATVRWTGENLLVQEATAPNVSASGIIAVRTEGENAPEVTSLNLNVQARDYALNALPFAVPETFQLAGRADFTGRLTGTPTAPNVAGNLRLNQFALNGVPFEPVLTGNVRVTGQGVNLAVAGDRDRVELALDPNNQPRAFFIQRDEAIAQGKAQGDQLLVNVQSFPLAALNLAPGAQFGLGNVAGLLSGNFDVNLKQSTVVGEVAIAKPALGTIVGDEFRGRFRYANGIAALTGGELRIGQSQYLLAGNVLQTAAGPQFKGQIDIAQGSLQDILATLQWFELQDITRGLGAPTYGRAADVQTVAVGLPETPLQTQLRRFSEIETLLSQQVALRDAASPLPDLADLEGNFTGNISFAGSPEAGISLNFDVQGQDWQWDEYTADLVVLNGSFENGVLTLLPLRFQSGDTLVAFSGQVGGQTQSGQLQIENLSLETLDQFVTLPLDITGELNATATLAGSLMNPQAVGELSLAEGTLNGTSIETARGSFNYNNARLNFGSTVLVNGPEPLTVAGSIPAALPFSTPPTSNEISLDVDVRNEGLALLNALTPQAAWVDGQGQVTLQVRGTLEQPIATGIATFQDATFTAQALPEPLTNVNGTIRFDRDRILVEGIQGQFSQGQVVAQGILPIFEDFRPGNPDVATPLTVNLDKISLNLKGLYRGGVEGQVIVTGNALEPRIGGEIRLANGQVQLPDTSEATTATATPTSLDESESSTAFRFNDLRLTLGSNLQIVRQPILNFIASGDITLNGTLDNLRPDGTIRLRTGQVNLFTTRFTLARGYPQTAVFTPDQGLDPTLDIQLITSVPEVTRSRTVSTLSPSEIEDVPATSLGALQTVRIEATATGHASELFDNLELTSSPSRSRNEIIGLLGGGFVNTLGRGDSTLGLANLAGSALLTNIQGVIGNALGLSEFRLFPTIVTSEESRSSTLGLAAEASVDITENVSASVLRVLTADQPTQFGLRYRLSEEFLLRGSTDLSGDSRAVLEYETRF